A segment of the Terribacillus aidingensis genome:
TCCACAGCACCGCATAACCTGATCTTCACCTTGATTGGCGGCGCTTTGCTTTGGTTCGGCTGGTTTGGGTTCAACGTCGGCAGTGAGCTTGCTTTCGATGATGTAGCAATGTATGCCTTCATCAATACAAATACTGCTGCTGCCGCTGGTGTACTAGGCTGGATGATCATTGAATGGGTCGTCAACAAAAAGCCAACACTACTGGGAGCTGTATCCGGTGCAATTGCTGGTCTTGTAGCTATTACTCCGGCTGCTGGTTTCGTTTCCCCGATTGCCAGTATTCCAATAGGCTTCATCGGCGGCCTTGTCTGCTTCTGGGGTGTCGGCTGGCTGAAACAGAAGCTTGGTTATGATGACGCACTGGATGCTTTCGGCCTGCATGCAGTAGGCGGTACGTGGGGCGGCATCGCAACTGGTTTGTTCGCTAGCGACTCCATTAACGCAATCGTGGAGCACAATGGTCTTTTCTACGGTGGCGGTATTGATCTATTATGGAGACAGGTGGTTGCCATCATCGCGACATTTGCCTTCGTCGGCGTGGTGACATTCATCCTGATCACAATCGTCAACCTTATCTTCAAAGCACGAGCTACTGATGAAGAAGAAGCAAAAGGCTTGGATCTCACGATGCATGGCGAGCGTGCTTACCAGGACTAATTAAAAGGAGGAACGGTATATGAGTGACATGTTCAAGGTTGAGATTATCACTAGAAATTCAGCGGATCTTGAAGCTTTCAAAATGAAAATGGCTGAAATCGGAGTATCTGGCATGACTTTCTCCCATGTGCAAGGCTGCGGTTTGGAAGAAGGCTATACGGAGTTATACCGGGGCGTCAAGAAAGTACAGAATGTATTTGATCGACTAAAAGTGGAAATCGTCGTCAGTGCAGTTCCAGTCGATGACGTCATTAAAGCCGCTAAAAGCGCACTCCATACTGGTAAAGCAGGTGACGGAAAGATATTCGTCTATCCAATCCAGCAAACAATTGATATCAATACAGGAAAACAAGGTCCGGCTGCCTTGTAAGAAAAGTGCTCCCTCATGGGGGCGCTTTTTTCTACGTGAAAAAGCCAGCCCATTTTCAGGCTGGCTGGGAGAAGAACATGAGCAGGCTAGTAACATTAGGGCGATTGTTCTCATACGATACAGCAGATAGCTCTAGCAGCAATCCCGCTTTTGGCTTGGGGGCCTGGCGGGAGAGCTACCTTTATTTCACTATTCTATATGATAGATTTTAGCCGTATTCGGGTCATTTTCTATGTGGCGGCGATCTTCATCCACAAGATCTTTCAATTTTTTTATGGCATCTTCAAATTCATGCTGTGATAACTGGTTTGTTGCACGCAGGGAGCAAAGCATAGCATAGGCAATCGGCATCGTATTCACTTCTACAATCACATCTACATCAGAGTTGCCGCTATGGGCAACATGGGAACGGTTGTCATTTCTGCTGGTTGAGAACGGGTTTTTTTCATATTTTCTTACATTGCTCATGTTTATTCTCCTTCCTTATTCTTTCTTATCTTCTGCCGCAAGAACCGCCGCGTCTGCGTCTTGGACGGCGGCCTTTTCCGTGGCCTTTGCCATGGCCTTTACCGTGGTCGTGTCCATGATCGTGATCGTGGTCATGGTCGTCATCTTCGAAATCCAGATCAAATTCTTCTTCTACTTCAGCATCTGCTTTTGTTTTCACGTAAACCCAAGAGTTGCCGCTTTTAACGACTTTAGCTGTGTTGTAGTTTTTGGATTTGCTTTCAGATTCAGATTCGTTATCTACGTTTGTACCTTCAAATTCTTCTTCTTCACGATCGTGTTTGTAGTAGCTCATAGTTTGATTTCCTCCTTCGTATTTGCATTTCTTTTCCCATTTTTCACCCATCAGTTATTCCTCCTTCTTTTTTTGTTATCGCCTTACAGTTATAAGCTATGCAGTTATCCCTTGATGTGTATGGTCAAACTGTTCAGGGGCAAACATGGAATTTGATGATATAGTGGAGGAAAGGAGGAGCACACAATGACTTTTGATTGCGAAGCATATGCTGAGGGCATTACAGTTCGACCTCTCCGTAAAGAGGATTATGCGAAATGGTTCAGCGGTTTCAGCCGGCGCAAGCTGTCCCAGCATGCCCATGATCCTGGACTGCTTGATATGACAGAATGTACAGATTCTTGGTTTTCCGATTTAGTGGACAAGCATCAGCAGCTCGCTGCAGAAGATAAAGCCTATATATTTGCTGTTTTCCGGCTAACAGATGGCATCCACCTTGGGATGATCGATTTTTCCACTCTGGCACGTGATGATTTCCATTGGGGAAGAATTGGATATACGATCCATAATCAGCATTGGGGCAAAGGCTACGGTAAGACAGCCGTACGATTGGCACTGGAAATTGGGATTTCCCAGCTTCACTATAACCGGATTGAAGCTCATATCAACCTGGACAATCCGCAATCAATCGCACTTGCCAAAAGCGTTGGCATGCATTATGAATGCATTCGCAAAGGTTTCATCTTTGAGAATGGACAATGGACAGATCACCTCGTCTTTATCCATACAGCACAAAAATGACGGGCTTCTGCTGAAGCCCGCCGATTCCTTTATCTATACTCTTCTTCATATTCCCTCTTCAGATTCTCTGCTTCTTCCGGCATTCCATCATGCCGCTCGTACGTATCAGTACCTGTTTCTTCATATACCGCCTGCTGCTCATGACCAGCACTATTATCATAACGAATTTCAACATACCCGCCATCTGCATATATATAAATATCAGATGTATCACGAGTCAAATTCATATCGTCGCCTTGATCAGAAAGATGCTCATTTTCCAGTTCAATCACTTGTTCAATCTCGGGATCATACTGCAATCCACAAGCGGCTAGGAATACTAACAAATGAGGCAAGGCTAAGAGTAGTTTTTTCATGAGTAAAACTCCATCAACCACTTTTACTACTCCTTAGCTTAATCTCACCTTCTTTAAACTACCTGTCAGGCGGTTGTTTTCTTGTAAGAAGCGTATTGTAAATACCTGTGCTGGCCAATCCTGCAATGCCGCCTGCCCAAAGCCGCGCGGCAAGTTCGAAATCGGTAAATGGATATGCAGCAGCACCCAGCATCGCACCGACTACAAGACTGAGAAAAGCTTGATAAGGCACCATACGAGGAAAGCTCCGCTTTAGCAGTTCCATCACCGCTGTCACAATCGGTGCAAGGATTGTTGCAAAGACGAGTACTTGGTACATTATTTCATTTTGAATAGGTTCCATATGTCACACCTCCCTCTTGTACTGCATACTATGCGGACAAGAAGAAACGTGCATTTGATACGAACCTAATATAAAAAAGACGTACAAGCTGCATCTGTACGTCTTTACATATTACATCATGGATTTTGGCGGCATCGTATCATGATAGAGGAACGGAGCTGGTTTCAGCTTCGGAGCTCCGGCAAACGGCTGCGGCTCTGCCACATAATTAAACTGACCTCTGCCGTCCATACTAGGTCCGCTTGCCCAGCGCCCTTTGGAGCTTGCATCCCCTCTGGAGAAGTTAAATAAAGTATACGCGACTTCTTCCTTCTGCAAGCTTCTTGGGAAGGTAGTCGGTACAACGATGTCTCCTTCTCTTTCCTCTAGTTCCCTGATTGCAGCTACCCATTGGTTCTGATGCATCGTATCCCGAGCAATAAGGAATGACAGCATATCGCGAACACCTGGATCGTCAGTCATGCCGTACAAACGTGTTACCTGAAGACGCCCTTGAGCTTCTGCGTTAAGATTAGCACGGAAATCAGCAAGCAAATTCCCGCTTGCGATGATATATTTAGCATTCCATGGGTAACCAGCAGCATCCGCTGGCAATGCCCCTAGACCTGATACAATTGCATGCTGCGGATTTGTACCACCCATGACAGCAGCTAGGACAGGATCTTGGTCATACGCACTTTTCTGGTCCTCAAAAGGTGCATCGTCAAGGAGCCTGGCAATCATAGTGGCAAGCATTTCAACATGCGCTATCTCTTCCGTACCAGTGTCAAAAAGCAAATCCCGATACTTAGCATCTGCCCTCGTATTCCAGCCCTGCATAAGGTATTGCATCATTACACTAATTTCGCCGAATTGTCCGCCTAAGGCTTCCTGCAACTGTCTCGCAAAAACCGGATCAGGTTTAGATGGTTTGGCATGGTATTGGAGCTCTTTGATGTGATAAAACATGTTGCACCCCACCTCTTTCGTTTTTATCCAACGCAGAATTATATGAGCGTCGGGACGAAAGTATGTATACATACAATAATAACGCGGGGCCAGATTCTTAAATTAATTTTCCGATGAGGATTCCTGCTGATTATTGCCCTTCCATAAGAATGTAATAGCCAGACCAATAATCAAAATTACTGCCGAAAAAAGATAAGGGTAATGAATGTTTATATCGAATAATATTCCACCTAACGCTGGACCAATGATATTGCCCAAACTAGTATATGTTGAATTCATTCCGGCAACAAAACCTTGCTCCTTGCCAGCTGTTCGGGATAAAAACGTTGTCAGAGCTGGTCGCAGCAAATCAAAGGCAAGAAAGATAAAGCAAGTTACAGCGAGTACTAATAAGAAACTGGAAATTACCGTAGACACAACAGCTAAAACACCACCGATTATCAAGCATAGCTGTATCAGCTTCTTTTCACCCATTACATCTACCATCTTCCCAAACAGCAGGACCTGCACGATCACGCCGAAGATAGAACTCACCGTAATAATTAATGCGATGTCTTTTGGATTAAAGCCGAACTTATGGTCAGAAAAGAGACTAAATACAGTTTCATAAGCTGACAAACCAAATGCGAGTACAAATACAATGAAAAACGCAATAAAGTAAATCGGATTCAATGATCTTCTCAAGTCACCCAGAAAACTAGTTCCCTTTTTACTGTCCGCAATCTCAGCAAGCTGCTCCTTCGTCAGAGGCTCTTTCAGTATGAAAATAGATAAAAAGCATGCTAGGAATGCTATAACCGCAGCAACGTAAAAAGGTGTTCGAATGCCATATTCGGCAATATATCCGCCAAGTCCAGGCCCAATTATGAATCCTGTACTAATTGCAGCCGATATGTATCCCATCGCTTTCGGCCGTTCTTTATTCGTCGTGATGTCAGCTACATATGCTGTGACACCAGGCATAATAAAGGAAGCACTGAAGCCGCCTAATATCCTTGATAGATAGAGTAAAGAGACATGTGTCGCCAAGCCAAAAATCAACTCAGAAACAGCGAAAAGAAACAAACCTGCTGTAATGAGTTTCTTTCTGCCGTATCGGTCCACCCAGCGGCCTGCAAATGGCGACATAATCAATTGCGCCCCTGCGAATGCAGCAACAAGATAACCCATCGTCTTGCCTGATAAGTGCATAATCTCCATGAATGACGGCATCACAGGAATGATAAGTCCCATCCCTAAAAAAGCGATGAATAAATTGCTTAATAATATAATTAATACGGATTTTTGTTCTTTTATTGGCTTCTTCAAATAATCATTCTCCTTTTGCTGCAGGGCTATATCAAAAAAGTTAAGTTAAGTTAATTAATCTATCCTCATTATAATTGTTTACTTTACTTTGTAAAGCAGCTAAATCAGATTCCCGGAAAAGAAAAAAAGCAAGGCTGGCAAACTGCCAGAACCTTGCTCTTAGAAAGTACTTCTGCGTCCCACAATTTTTAAAGCTTATCGTTAAGCAAAACCAAAATGCTATTTCATCGCTTTAGCTCTTAGGCTATACTTCCCGTCGGGCAGCTGTTTATATAACTTCGTTTTGCTTCAGCGCTTCTATCTCATCACGAGAATAACCTAACCCTTTTAAAATCTCGTCATTATTCTCTCCTAAATCTGGTGCAACAGACCTAATACTGCCTGGTGTCTTTTCAAATTTAGGGACAATCCCTGGTACTTTGATTTCTCCCAGTCTCGGATGCTTCACTTCGACAATGTTTTCGCGAGCTTGATAGTGCTCATTTTCAAAAATATCCGCAATGCTCAGTACCGGACTGATTGGCACTCCGTGAGTATCGAGCTTTTTCAATAACGCTTCCCGAGGGTGCTCACTAATCCAATCTGCGACAATTTGATTGATACTATCATTATTCTCCAGCCGGCTTGCATTCGTATGATAACGCGTATCCGTCAGCAAATCTGTACGTTCCATAGCAGCCGCCAGACGGTTAAAGGTTGTATCTGTACTTGTAACAAGTACGACCCAGTGATCATCCTGTGTTTTAAATGTCCCGGAAGGAGAAGAATGTCCCGCTAGCCCGGGTGAACGTTCCCGTATTTTACCGAGCTGATCATATTCAGCTATGAGAAATTCCATCATTCGAAAGACTGATTCATAAAGCGCAACGTCTATCATCTGTCCCGTGCCCGCTTCATTTGTATCTCGGTGATAGATAGCAGTCACAGCCGCAAAGGCGACATAAATACCGCATATATAATCAGTCAGCGAAAATGGCGGACTTACCGGATGACGATCGGTGAACCCCTGTAAATAGGTGTAACCGCTGAACGCTGTCGCCGGCGTGCCAAATCCAGCCTTTTCCCGGTATGGTCCTGTTTGGCCATAACCCGAAACACGAATCATGATTAAATTTGGATTGATCTCTTTCAGTACATTGTAGCCTACTCCCCATTTCTCCAGCGTTCCGGGACGAAAATTTTCCACTAAGATATCATGTGTCGCGGCCAGTTTTTTCATGATTTCCACACCTGCTGCTTTATGCAGATCAAGTGTTAACGATTTTTTGTTACGTGACAGACCGGGCCAGCGCAGCGGTTCATCTCCTTTGAATGGTCCAACACTTCTTGATGTATCTCCTCGTCCTGGTATCTCGACCTTCGTGACTTCCGCACCAAAATCCCCCAGCAATGCCGTTCCGAACGGTGCTGCAATCATTGTGGAAACATCTAGCACTTTTACACCTTCCAAAGGTGTTGGCATAGTTCTTCCCTCCTTCCTCAAGGAATGCTTACATGTGATTTAGCTTGATCAGGTGAATAAATATCATTTATGTTCCATTTTCCATCTGTAGGCACCGGCTCATTTTTCATTGCTACATCAATGACAACTGGTTCATTTCTTGCGATCGCTTCTTTTAATGCCCCTTTGAATTGCTCCGCACTTTCAATCTTGATTCCTTTTATGCCATATCCATTCGCAATTGCAGCGAAGTCAGGCGAGTAACTAGTACCATCTATCTGGAATCTCGTTCCGTAAGTAGTGTCATAATGCGCCATTTCCAAGCCAGCAATTGTACCAAAGGCGCTATTATTCATGACAACCCAGACAACCGGGATGTTTTCTTCTTTTGCTGTTGCCAAGACAGAAGGATTTTGTCCGAATCCACCATCGCCTATCAATGAAACAACTACCTTTTCCGGAGCAGCTATCTTGGCGCCAAGAGCAGCTGAACTGCCAAAGCCCATCGTTGCGAAGCCCCCAGGTGTTAAGATAGATCCTGGCGTATAAATAGGAAACTGCTGTCCTACACCGTTTTTATTCCAGCCAACGTCTGTTGTAAGATAGGCATCCCGCGGCAGAACGTCACGAACCTCAGCCAATATACGCTCTGGTTTCATCGGGAAGGATGTGCTGTGCACATTTTTGGAAATGCGCTCGCGTAATGATTTGCGATAGGCTATGATCGCTTCTTTTAGTTGCTGATTACGGTCAATGCCGTCTGGATATAAACGACGTGCTACCCTATTCAGTGCAATGAACGCCTTTTTCAGATCAGCAACCGCCCCAATCTCAACCGGATAGTTACGACCGATCTCATTCGAATCAATATCGATGTGAATCAATTTGGTTTTTGGAAAATGGAAGGTTACGTTATCATACCAGCTGCTTGAATCTGCTTCTGAAAAACGAGTGCCTGCCCCGAAAATATAATCGGCATTTTTTGTTTGCTCGTTAATGAAGCTTGTTCCCCAGAAGCCAGTCATGCCAAGCGTCAGTTCATGATCGTCAGGCAGAACCCCTTTTCCCATCAGCGAATGAGCTACCGGTATGTTCATATGCTCCACAAATTCCCG
Coding sequences within it:
- a CDS encoding ammonium transporter; the protein is MDMANTVFMFVATVLVWLMTPALALFYGGLVRSKNVLSTAMHSFTTMAIVSIIWIIIGFSLAFSPGNGIIGGLDFFGLNNVGFEPAEGHTIPFNLFMMFQMTFAILTTAIVSGAYAERIRFPAFILFTVLWVLIVYSPLAHWVWGGGWIAEMGALDFAGGNVVHISSGLAGLVVAIVIGKRKNAGSTAPHNLIFTLIGGALLWFGWFGFNVGSELAFDDVAMYAFINTNTAAAAGVLGWMIIEWVVNKKPTLLGAVSGAIAGLVAITPAAGFVSPIASIPIGFIGGLVCFWGVGWLKQKLGYDDALDAFGLHAVGGTWGGIATGLFASDSINAIVEHNGLFYGGGIDLLWRQVVAIIATFAFVGVVTFILITIVNLIFKARATDEEEAKGLDLTMHGERAYQD
- a CDS encoding P-II family nitrogen regulator, with product MSDMFKVEIITRNSADLEAFKMKMAEIGVSGMTFSHVQGCGLEEGYTELYRGVKKVQNVFDRLKVEIVVSAVPVDDVIKAAKSALHTGKAGDGKIFVYPIQQTIDINTGKQGPAAL
- a CDS encoding GNAT family N-acetyltransferase, with amino-acid sequence MTFDCEAYAEGITVRPLRKEDYAKWFSGFSRRKLSQHAHDPGLLDMTECTDSWFSDLVDKHQQLAAEDKAYIFAVFRLTDGIHLGMIDFSTLARDDFHWGRIGYTIHNQHWGKGYGKTAVRLALEIGISQLHYNRIEAHINLDNPQSIALAKSVGMHYECIRKGFIFENGQWTDHLVFIHTAQK
- a CDS encoding holin — its product is MEPIQNEIMYQVLVFATILAPIVTAVMELLKRSFPRMVPYQAFLSLVVGAMLGAAAYPFTDFELAARLWAGGIAGLASTGIYNTLLTRKQPPDR
- a CDS encoding manganese catalase family protein, whose protein sequence is MFYHIKELQYHAKPSKPDPVFARQLQEALGGQFGEISVMMQYLMQGWNTRADAKYRDLLFDTGTEEIAHVEMLATMIARLLDDAPFEDQKSAYDQDPVLAAVMGGTNPQHAIVSGLGALPADAAGYPWNAKYIIASGNLLADFRANLNAEAQGRLQVTRLYGMTDDPGVRDMLSFLIARDTMHQNQWVAAIRELEEREGDIVVPTTFPRSLQKEEVAYTLFNFSRGDASSKGRWASGPSMDGRGQFNYVAEPQPFAGAPKLKPAPFLYHDTMPPKSMM
- a CDS encoding MFS transporter; translated protein: MKKPIKEQKSVLIILLSNLFIAFLGMGLIIPVMPSFMEIMHLSGKTMGYLVAAFAGAQLIMSPFAGRWVDRYGRKKLITAGLFLFAVSELIFGLATHVSLLYLSRILGGFSASFIMPGVTAYVADITTNKERPKAMGYISAAISTGFIIGPGLGGYIAEYGIRTPFYVAAVIAFLACFLSIFILKEPLTKEQLAEIADSKKGTSFLGDLRRSLNPIYFIAFFIVFVLAFGLSAYETVFSLFSDHKFGFNPKDIALIITVSSIFGVIVQVLLFGKMVDVMGEKKLIQLCLIIGGVLAVVSTVISSFLLVLAVTCFIFLAFDLLRPALTTFLSRTAGKEQGFVAGMNSTYTSLGNIIGPALGGILFDINIHYPYLFSAVILIIGLAITFLWKGNNQQESSSEN
- a CDS encoding CaiB/BaiF CoA-transferase family protein, with translation MPTPLEGVKVLDVSTMIAAPFGTALLGDFGAEVTKVEIPGRGDTSRSVGPFKGDEPLRWPGLSRNKKSLTLDLHKAAGVEIMKKLAATHDILVENFRPGTLEKWGVGYNVLKEINPNLIMIRVSGYGQTGPYREKAGFGTPATAFSGYTYLQGFTDRHPVSPPFSLTDYICGIYVAFAAVTAIYHRDTNEAGTGQMIDVALYESVFRMMEFLIAEYDQLGKIRERSPGLAGHSSPSGTFKTQDDHWVVLVTSTDTTFNRLAAAMERTDLLTDTRYHTNASRLENNDSINQIVADWISEHPREALLKKLDTHGVPISPVLSIADIFENEHYQARENIVEVKHPRLGEIKVPGIVPKFEKTPGSIRSVAPDLGENNDEILKGLGYSRDEIEALKQNEVI
- a CDS encoding thiamine pyrophosphate-binding protein: MKKLVSEQLVKYLESRGVKHIFGLCGHTNIAVLAKLEKSTIKFINVRHEQIASHAADGYARVTKKAAVVLSHLGPGLTNAATGVANAALDSTPMVVIAGDVPSYYYGKHPHQEVNMHADGAQYEIYRPFVKRAWRVDQAELFPEILQKAFQLAESGCPGPVLISVPMDIFSKKIDEDSFKLLQHHTQVVEKPSIDEETAARIVEKLADARRPVLYAGGGVVLADAAEELREFVEHMNIPVAHSLMGKGVLPDDHELTLGMTGFWGTSFINEQTKNADYIFGAGTRFSEADSSSWYDNVTFHFPKTKLIHIDIDSNEIGRNYPVEIGAVADLKKAFIALNRVARRLYPDGIDRNQQLKEAIIAYRKSLRERISKNVHSTSFPMKPERILAEVRDVLPRDAYLTTDVGWNKNGVGQQFPIYTPGSILTPGGFATMGFGSSAALGAKIAAPEKVVVSLIGDGGFGQNPSVLATAKEENIPVVWVVMNNSAFGTIAGLEMAHYDTTYGTRFQIDGTSYSPDFAAIANGYGIKGIKIESAEQFKGALKEAIARNEPVVIDVAMKNEPVPTDGKWNINDIYSPDQAKSHVSIP